The following coding sequences lie in one Pseudomonas monsensis genomic window:
- a CDS encoding polysaccharide deacetylase, with protein sequence MQWLRVASIVWLWVNGFHLVIAAELGNAPVSSQLDRTGWPDALTSQANVDTASRAEVLMFGKALLASEALDESGLKQRLGVAQVQLKSIRRVRDNLWDRLLSTYRTASLDCDEQVFCPRVRSVADLRQLAAAFTGDISPAHTLWVSNSQRVHEQILNEQLRVAVLRP encoded by the coding sequence ATGCAGTGGCTACGAGTGGCCTCGATCGTATGGCTGTGGGTCAATGGTTTTCACTTGGTGATTGCCGCTGAGTTGGGCAATGCTCCAGTGTCGAGTCAGCTGGATCGAACCGGTTGGCCGGATGCCCTCACCAGTCAGGCGAATGTCGACACAGCCTCGCGTGCCGAAGTACTGATGTTCGGCAAGGCGTTGCTGGCCAGCGAGGCTCTGGACGAGTCAGGGCTCAAGCAGCGGCTGGGTGTGGCGCAGGTGCAGCTCAAATCGATCAGACGGGTGCGCGACAACTTGTGGGATCGCTTGCTGAGTACCTATCGCACTGCCAGCCTCGATTGCGACGAGCAAGTGTTTTGTCCCAGGGTGCGCAGCGTCGCGGACTTGCGGCAACTGGCGGCAGCGTTCACCGGCGATATCAGCCCTGCCCATACACTGTGGGTGAGCAACAGCCAGCGTGTGCATGAGCAGATCCTGAACGAGCAGTTGCGTGTGGCGGTGTTGCGGCCCTGA
- a CDS encoding RecQ family ATP-dependent DNA helicase, which yields MHNTLEQVFGYPQFRPGQEQAISAVLAGRSAAAIFPTGSGKSLCYQVSAVLLPHLTLVVSPLLALMQDQLAFLQRHGIPAGSIDSAQSRDDANDVMARARSGELKILMVSVERLKNERFRNFLQQVPISLLVVDEAHCISEWGHNFRPDYLKLPDYQRQFNIPQALLLTATATPKVIADMQARFAIAAEDVVTTGFYRPNLNLLVEPVRAQDKRRRLVEWMAERQGQPGIVYVTLQKTAEHVAEHLVRNGIQAEAYHAGLPNDQREAIQKRFMAGQSKCIVATIAFGMGIDKSDIRQVVHFDLPKSIENYSQEIGRAGRDGQPSDCLVLANRDSLNVLENFVYGDTPERDGIRYVLDELHASVPEGQWEFLLGPLADQSNIRALPLKTLLVQLELRGLIAPRYAYYAEYRFKYLLEPEALLERFEGERRDFVAAIIHTSSRARTWATVNFEAMYTQYSAERSRVVKALDYFQEKGWIELESKQMTEVYSVLQSDFDSAVLSGELHAYFTRHEQAEVARIHAMLELFSTERCLGYRLAEYFGDHQAPERCGHCSVCHGHIARLPAPPQLPSLVDKSFPALCGDFIHKHEQHAGSVPTAERLTRFLCGISVPLFTRLKARTISGYAALEEYPYADVRRWVEEHL from the coding sequence ATGCACAACACCCTGGAACAGGTTTTCGGTTATCCACAGTTTCGACCCGGTCAGGAGCAGGCCATCAGCGCTGTATTGGCCGGGCGCTCGGCGGCGGCGATTTTCCCCACCGGCTCGGGCAAATCCCTGTGTTATCAAGTGTCGGCAGTGCTGCTGCCGCATCTGACGCTGGTGGTTTCACCGTTGCTGGCGCTGATGCAGGATCAACTGGCGTTCCTGCAACGCCACGGCATCCCGGCAGGCAGCATCGATTCGGCACAGAGCCGCGACGACGCCAATGACGTCATGGCTCGTGCTCGCTCCGGTGAGCTGAAGATTCTGATGGTCTCGGTCGAGCGCCTGAAAAACGAGCGATTTCGCAACTTCCTGCAGCAGGTGCCGATCTCGTTGCTGGTGGTGGACGAGGCGCACTGCATCTCGGAATGGGGCCACAATTTCCGTCCCGACTACCTCAAGCTGCCGGACTATCAGCGCCAGTTCAACATTCCCCAAGCCCTGCTGCTGACGGCCACCGCTACGCCGAAAGTCATCGCCGACATGCAGGCCAGATTCGCCATTGCCGCCGAGGACGTGGTGACCACCGGTTTCTATCGGCCCAATCTCAACCTGCTGGTGGAACCGGTGCGCGCTCAGGACAAGCGCCGGCGCCTGGTGGAATGGATGGCCGAACGGCAGGGGCAGCCGGGCATCGTCTACGTCACCCTGCAGAAAACCGCCGAGCACGTCGCCGAACACCTTGTACGAAATGGCATACAGGCCGAGGCCTATCACGCCGGGTTGCCCAATGATCAGCGTGAAGCCATCCAGAAACGCTTCATGGCCGGGCAGTCCAAGTGCATTGTCGCGACCATTGCGTTCGGCATGGGCATCGACAAGAGCGACATCCGCCAGGTGGTGCATTTCGACTTGCCCAAATCCATCGAAAACTACAGCCAGGAAATCGGTCGGGCAGGGCGCGACGGGCAGCCCTCGGATTGTCTGGTGCTGGCCAATCGCGACAGCCTCAACGTGCTGGAAAACTTCGTTTACGGCGACACGCCGGAGCGTGACGGTATTCGGTATGTGCTCGATGAATTGCACGCATCGGTGCCTGAGGGGCAGTGGGAATTTCTGCTCGGACCGCTGGCGGATCAGAGCAACATCCGCGCGTTGCCGCTCAAGACTTTGCTGGTGCAGCTGGAGCTGCGCGGGTTGATCGCTCCGCGCTACGCCTATTACGCCGAATACCGTTTCAAATACCTGCTGGAGCCTGAGGCATTGCTCGAGCGCTTCGAGGGCGAGCGCAGGGACTTTGTCGCGGCGATCATCCACACCTCAAGCCGTGCACGTACCTGGGCGACCGTGAATTTCGAGGCAATGTACACGCAGTATTCCGCTGAGCGCAGTCGGGTGGTGAAGGCCCTGGATTACTTTCAGGAAAAGGGCTGGATCGAACTTGAAAGCAAGCAGATGACCGAGGTCTACAGCGTGCTGCAGAGTGACTTCGACAGCGCTGTTTTGAGCGGTGAGCTGCATGCTTACTTCACTCGCCACGAACAAGCCGAAGTGGCGCGGATACACGCGATGCTTGAACTGTTCTCGACCGAGCGTTGCCTGGGGTATCGCCTGGCCGAGTACTTCGGTGATCACCAGGCGCCCGAGCGGTGCGGGCATTGCTCAGTGTGTCATGGCCACATCGCGCGTCTGCCGGCGCCACCGCAGTTGCCATCGCTTGTGGATAAAAGTTTCCCGGCGCTGTGCGGTGATTTTATCCACAAGCATGAACAGCATGCAGGCAGTGTTCCGACGGCGGAGCGGCTGACACGGTTTCTGTGCGGGATCAGTGTGCCGTTGTTTACCAGGCTCAAGGCGCGGACGATCTCCGGGTATGCGGCGCTCGAGGAATATCCCTACGCCGACGTGCGCCGCTGGGTTGAGGAACACCTCTGA
- a CDS encoding 3-hydroxyacyl-CoA dehydrogenase — protein sequence MSQTSFDIQQAAVIGAGTMGRGIVMCLANAGVAVQWVDNNPQMLEQALAAVADTYAHNVRQGRIDQAEADVRLARVSAAADYAAIRNVDLVIEAVYENLELKQKIFRELDGLLKPEALLASNTSALDIDAIAAVTRRPAQVLGLHFFSPAHIMKLLEIVRGAQTSPTVLEAALALGKRMGKVSVVSGNCHGFIGNRMLHPYVLEARKMLLEGAYPQQVDAALQGFGFAMGPFRMYDVVGIDLEWRARELAGEGQDAPEVQVDNRLCELGRFGQKSGNGYYHYEPGSRQAEHDPEVDALVLQVSEGLGFQRREIGPEEILERSLLALVNEGAKILQEGIAQSAHDIDLVYLNGYGFPADKGGPMAWADQQGLADIHQRLLALETRQGDQWKPARLIGELAAQGKGFAQA from the coding sequence ATGAGCCAGACATCCTTCGATATTCAGCAGGCTGCCGTGATCGGCGCGGGCACTATGGGGCGCGGCATTGTCATGTGCCTGGCTAATGCCGGCGTTGCAGTGCAATGGGTGGATAACAATCCACAGATGCTTGAGCAGGCACTGGCCGCAGTAGCCGACACTTACGCACACAACGTGCGGCAGGGGCGGATTGATCAGGCTGAAGCCGATGTACGCCTCGCCCGGGTCAGTGCAGCGGCGGATTACGCGGCGATCCGTAATGTCGATCTGGTGATTGAAGCGGTGTACGAGAACCTTGAGCTCAAGCAGAAGATCTTTCGCGAACTCGATGGCTTGTTGAAACCCGAAGCATTGTTGGCGAGCAATACCTCGGCGCTGGATATCGACGCGATTGCCGCGGTAACCCGACGCCCGGCTCAGGTGCTGGGCCTGCACTTTTTCAGTCCGGCACACATCATGAAATTGCTGGAGATCGTGCGAGGTGCACAGACTTCGCCGACGGTCCTGGAGGCCGCACTGGCCCTGGGCAAGCGCATGGGCAAGGTCAGTGTGGTGTCGGGCAACTGCCACGGCTTTATCGGCAATCGCATGCTGCATCCGTATGTGCTGGAGGCACGCAAGATGCTCCTCGAAGGCGCTTATCCACAGCAGGTGGATGCGGCGTTGCAGGGTTTCGGTTTTGCCATGGGGCCGTTCCGCATGTACGACGTGGTCGGCATCGATCTGGAGTGGCGTGCCCGCGAGTTGGCCGGCGAAGGCCAGGATGCGCCAGAGGTTCAGGTGGATAACCGCTTGTGCGAGCTGGGCCGGTTTGGACAGAAGTCCGGCAACGGTTACTACCATTACGAGCCGGGCAGTCGTCAGGCCGAGCATGATCCTGAGGTCGATGCGTTGGTGTTGCAGGTCAGCGAAGGGTTGGGCTTCCAGCGCCGCGAGATCGGCCCGGAGGAGATCCTGGAGCGCAGTCTTCTGGCATTGGTCAACGAGGGGGCAAAGATTTTGCAGGAAGGCATCGCCCAATCGGCACACGACATTGATTTGGTGTACCTGAACGGCTACGGCTTCCCGGCAGACAAGGGCGGCCCGATGGCCTGGGCGGATCAGCAGGGGCTGGCGGACATTCATCAGCGCTTGCTGGCGCTGGAGACGCGTCAGGGCGATCAGTGGAAACCGGCGCGGTTGATTGGCGAGTTGGCCGCGCAGGGCAAGGGGTTTGCTCAAGCTTAG
- a CDS encoding IS481 family transposase, which translates to MSWEEVSTVQLRSEFVLLARQEGANVRQLCRRFNISPSTAYKWLNRFENLGAEGLNDQSRRPKTSPKRCADEVEQQILTVSQEYAAWGARKLKRVLEDNGLVMPSVSTVHAVLQRHSRVDPKAAEIKPFIRFEHEAPNDLWQMDFKGHISLGQGRCHPLTILDDHSRFSLCIAACINEQRDTVQEHLVRAFRRYGLPLRMTMDNGSPWGDQTGVYTALEVWLMSQGIKVGHSRPYHPQTQGKLERFHRSLKNEVLQGQHFNDLNSAQRAFDIWRDIYNQKRPHQALDMQVPATRYSSSSREYQEQPAAPEYDDGDVVRKVQVKGEIYWRNREYTVGKAFYGKSVAIRETTEDGIHDVYWSRHRIARIDLNLQIVMAGKKI; encoded by the coding sequence GTGTCTTGGGAAGAGGTGTCCACTGTGCAGCTTCGTTCAGAATTCGTGCTTTTGGCTCGGCAAGAAGGGGCCAATGTCCGGCAGCTTTGCCGTCGATTTAATATCAGCCCAAGCACCGCCTATAAATGGCTTAACAGGTTTGAAAACCTGGGTGCAGAAGGACTGAACGATCAGTCTCGACGACCGAAGACATCACCCAAGCGATGTGCTGATGAGGTTGAACAGCAGATTTTGACCGTGAGTCAGGAGTACGCGGCCTGGGGCGCTCGCAAGCTCAAACGTGTGTTGGAAGACAACGGCTTAGTGATGCCTTCGGTCAGTACCGTGCATGCGGTTTTACAGCGTCATTCACGCGTTGATCCAAAGGCCGCCGAGATCAAACCGTTTATCCGTTTTGAGCATGAAGCGCCCAACGATCTTTGGCAGATGGACTTCAAGGGGCATATCAGTCTGGGTCAGGGGCGTTGCCATCCGTTGACGATACTGGACGATCATTCGCGGTTTTCACTGTGCATCGCGGCGTGTATCAATGAGCAGCGCGACACCGTCCAGGAGCATCTGGTCCGGGCCTTTCGGCGCTATGGCCTGCCTTTGCGCATGACGATGGACAACGGCTCTCCATGGGGTGATCAGACAGGCGTTTATACCGCGCTGGAGGTCTGGCTGATGAGTCAAGGCATCAAGGTCGGCCACTCTCGACCTTATCATCCGCAAACCCAAGGAAAGCTGGAACGCTTCCACCGCAGTCTGAAAAATGAAGTCCTCCAGGGTCAGCACTTTAACGATCTCAACAGCGCGCAACGGGCGTTTGATATCTGGCGTGATATTTACAACCAGAAGCGCCCGCATCAAGCGCTGGACATGCAGGTTCCTGCTACTCGGTACAGCAGCAGCTCAAGGGAATATCAGGAGCAACCCGCAGCGCCGGAGTACGACGATGGTGATGTGGTCAGGAAGGTTCAGGTAAAGGGCGAGATCTACTGGAGGAACCGTGAATACACAGTCGGGAAAGCTTTTTACGGGAAGTCAGTAGCTATCCGGGAAACGACGGAGGACGGCATCCACGATGTCTACTGGAGTAGACATCGCATCGCCCGAATCGACTTGAACTTGCAGATCGTTATGGCAGGTAAGAAGATCTAA
- a CDS encoding acyl-CoA thioesterase, translating to MSTPQRTDYPHFQPITTRWHDNDAYGHVNNVTYYSFFDTAVNTYLIQVGGLDIHDGEVVGFVVSSSCDYFASIAFPDLIEVGLRVGKLGNSSVQYELAVFKVGEFEACAAGRFVHVFVERTSNQPVPIPGRLREALERLLV from the coding sequence ATGTCCACCCCTCAACGCACCGACTACCCACACTTCCAGCCCATCACCACACGCTGGCACGACAACGACGCTTACGGTCACGTCAACAATGTGACCTACTACAGCTTCTTCGACACAGCCGTGAACACCTACCTGATTCAGGTCGGTGGTCTGGATATTCATGATGGCGAGGTGGTGGGGTTTGTGGTCAGTTCGTCGTGTGATTACTTTGCCTCGATCGCGTTTCCCGATCTGATCGAAGTCGGTCTGCGAGTCGGCAAGCTGGGCAACAGTTCGGTGCAATACGAACTGGCGGTGTTCAAGGTGGGGGAGTTCGAGGCGTGCGCAGCGGGGCGTTTTGTCCATGTCTTCGTGGAGCGGACGAGCAATCAGCCGGTTCCGATTCCAGGCCGGTTGCGTGAAGCCCTGGAGCGTCTGCTGGTTTGA
- a CDS encoding glycine zipper domain-containing protein, with translation MKFSSILLLSLGLVSGFASAGGTTEAGVGGALGGVLGSVVGQSLGGSTGSTIGAALGGAGGSAVGANKHSRGEAAIGGALGAAGGNVVGRSMGGTTGSLIGAAAGGGAGGALGNYMGNQSNDEGRHYDRGRDRRYYRDDHRGRGHAYGHRKHHRYYRD, from the coding sequence ATGAAGTTCTCCTCGATTCTCTTGTTGTCCCTTGGCCTGGTCAGTGGCTTCGCTTCTGCCGGAGGCACCACCGAAGCAGGTGTGGGCGGCGCATTGGGCGGGGTTCTTGGCTCGGTCGTCGGTCAGTCTTTAGGCGGCAGCACAGGTTCAACCATTGGCGCAGCCCTGGGCGGCGCGGGTGGTAGCGCGGTGGGCGCCAACAAACACAGCCGTGGCGAAGCCGCCATTGGCGGTGCATTGGGCGCAGCCGGCGGTAACGTGGTCGGCCGCAGCATGGGCGGCACCACCGGCAGCCTGATCGGCGCCGCAGCAGGTGGCGGCGCCGGTGGCGCGCTGGGCAACTACATGGGCAACCAGAGCAATGACGAAGGTCGTCATTACGATCGCGGTCGTGACCGTCGCTACTACCGCGATGACCACCGTGGTCGCGGTCACGCCTATGGCCATCGCAAGCATCACCGCTACTATCGCGACTGA
- a CDS encoding FdhF/YdeP family oxidoreductase, with amino-acid sequence MSQHHQADQKPVPRYKPYKGAAGGWGALISVAQAWLTSDNALKNLRMMLKTNQNGGFDCPGCAWGDSPESGMVKFCENGAKAVNWEATKRRVDAKFFAKHSVTSLLEQSDYWLEYQGRLTEPMVYDAETDRYKPISWDDAYALIAKHLQGLPSPDLAEFYTSGRASNEAAYLYQLFVRAYGTNNFPDCSNMCHEASGVALAQSVGVGKGTVTFDDFEHADAIFVWGQNPGTNHPRMLEPLREAVKRGAQVVCINPLKERGLERFQHPQHPLEMLTNGDKPTNTAYFRPALGGDMAVLRGMAKFLLQWERDAQKTGAPAVFDHDFLNAHSANVLEYLGVVDDTPWEQIVTQSGLTLVEIEQAARMYAKGKNVIMCWAMGITQHRHSVPTIQEIANLMLLRGNIGKPGAGLCPVRGHSNVQGDRTMGINERPPVAFLDSLERRFQFKVPRHNGHNVVEAIHAMAEGRAKVFIGLGGNFAQATPDSPRTFQALSNCDLTVQISTKLNRSHLAHGKDALILPCLGRTDIDIQTEGPQAVTVEDSFSMVHASNGQLQPLSNQMRSEPAIIAGIAAATLGSKPVDWHWLAADYGRIRELIADTIPNFKDFNEKIKNPGGFYLGNSAGARKWNTPSGRANFRANLLPKDLVHERTRATGQLPDLILQSMRSHDQYNTTIYGLDDRYRGVKGQRDVLFVNEADIIRLGFRPGQKADIVSLWDDGRERRVKGFTLLAFDIPAGQAAAYYPEVNPLVPLESTGDGSHTPTSKFIAIRLEAASESGLIMAKSA; translated from the coding sequence GTGAGCCAACATCATCAAGCCGACCAGAAACCTGTCCCGCGCTACAAACCTTATAAAGGTGCCGCCGGCGGCTGGGGTGCCCTGATCAGTGTGGCCCAGGCCTGGTTGACCAGCGACAACGCGCTGAAAAACCTGCGCATGATGCTCAAAACCAACCAGAACGGCGGTTTCGACTGCCCGGGCTGCGCCTGGGGCGATTCGCCGGAAAGCGGCATGGTCAAGTTCTGCGAGAACGGCGCCAAAGCGGTGAACTGGGAAGCGACCAAGCGTCGCGTGGATGCGAAGTTCTTCGCCAAACACAGCGTGACCTCGCTGCTGGAACAGAGTGACTACTGGCTGGAGTATCAGGGTCGCCTGACCGAACCGATGGTCTACGACGCCGAGACCGATCGCTACAAGCCGATCAGCTGGGACGACGCCTACGCGCTGATTGCCAAACACCTGCAAGGCTTGCCGAGCCCGGATCTGGCCGAGTTCTACACCTCCGGTCGCGCCAGCAACGAAGCGGCGTATCTGTACCAGCTGTTCGTGCGCGCCTACGGCACCAACAACTTCCCCGACTGTTCGAACATGTGCCACGAGGCCAGCGGTGTGGCACTGGCGCAAAGCGTTGGCGTCGGTAAAGGCACCGTGACCTTCGACGACTTCGAACACGCCGACGCGATTTTCGTCTGGGGCCAGAACCCCGGCACCAACCACCCGCGTATGCTCGAACCGCTGCGTGAAGCGGTGAAACGGGGCGCACAGGTGGTCTGCATCAATCCGCTGAAAGAGCGCGGTCTGGAGCGTTTCCAGCACCCGCAGCATCCGCTCGAAATGCTCACCAACGGCGACAAGCCGACCAACACCGCGTATTTCCGCCCGGCGCTGGGCGGTGACATGGCGGTCCTGCGCGGCATGGCCAAATTCCTCCTGCAGTGGGAACGCGACGCGCAGAAAACCGGCGCGCCGGCGGTGTTCGACCATGACTTCCTCAACGCCCACAGTGCCAACGTGCTGGAGTATCTCGGGGTCGTCGATGACACACCATGGGAACAGATCGTCACGCAATCCGGCCTGACCCTGGTCGAGATCGAGCAAGCCGCACGCATGTATGCCAAAGGCAAGAACGTGATCATGTGCTGGGCAATGGGTATCACCCAGCATCGCCATTCGGTGCCGACCATCCAGGAAATCGCCAACCTGATGCTGCTGCGCGGCAACATCGGCAAACCGGGCGCCGGCCTGTGCCCGGTGCGTGGCCACAGCAACGTGCAGGGCGATCGCACGATGGGTATCAATGAACGGCCGCCGGTGGCGTTCCTCGATTCACTGGAGCGGCGTTTCCAGTTCAAGGTGCCGCGCCACAACGGGCACAACGTGGTCGAGGCGATCCATGCGATGGCCGAAGGCCGCGCGAAAGTCTTCATCGGTCTGGGCGGCAACTTTGCCCAGGCGACGCCGGACAGCCCGCGCACGTTCCAGGCGCTGAGCAATTGCGACCTGACCGTGCAGATCAGCACCAAACTCAATCGCAGCCACCTGGCCCACGGCAAGGACGCGCTGATCCTGCCGTGCCTCGGTCGTACCGACATCGACATCCAGACCGAAGGGCCGCAAGCGGTCACCGTGGAAGACTCATTCAGCATGGTCCACGCCTCCAATGGCCAGTTGCAGCCGCTGTCGAACCAGATGCGTTCGGAGCCGGCGATCATTGCCGGCATTGCCGCCGCCACACTGGGCAGCAAACCGGTGGACTGGCACTGGCTGGCGGCCGACTACGGGCGTATCCGCGAGCTGATCGCCGACACCATCCCGAACTTCAAAGACTTCAATGAGAAGATCAAGAACCCGGGGGGGTTCTACCTTGGCAACAGCGCCGGCGCGCGCAAGTGGAACACACCGTCGGGCCGCGCCAACTTCCGCGCGAACCTGCTGCCGAAAGACCTTGTCCACGAACGCACTCGTGCCACCGGGCAACTGCCGGACCTGATCCTGCAGTCGATGCGCTCTCACGACCAGTACAACACCACGATTTATGGTCTCGACGACCGTTATCGCGGGGTCAAAGGGCAGCGTGATGTGCTGTTCGTCAACGAGGCCGACATCATTCGCCTGGGCTTCCGTCCGGGGCAGAAAGCCGACATCGTCTCGCTGTGGGACGACGGTCGCGAGCGCCGGGTGAAGGGCTTCACCTTACTGGCGTTTGATATTCCTGCGGGTCAGGCGGCGGCTTACTATCCGGAAGTGAATCCGCTGGTGCCGCTGGAAAGCACCGGGGATGGCAGCCATACACCGACGTCGAAATTCATTGCGATCCGGCTGGAAGCGGCGAGTGAGAGCGGGTTGATCATGGCCAAGTCCGCTTGA
- the fdhD gene encoding formate dehydrogenase accessory sulfurtransferase FdhD, protein MNAKRPACAAPALETPAPAASQTYSYSDLPLVESASTALAEEVALAIAYNGISQAVMLVTPTDLEDFIVGFSLGSGIIEDASDIYDLQLSGAGSAQYAQVTIANRAFWNLKQQRRQLAGTSGCGLCGVEAVEQALPDLKVLPGAPLPPIEWLDGLRQRISAFQPLGQHCGAVHAAVFMNASGELLLGREDIGRHNALDKLIGGLIRQKLSTDGGLAIVTSRCSLELIQKVLRAGIQTLVSLSAPTGLAVQWARRHNLNLIHLPQKSAPRVYSPAMENQA, encoded by the coding sequence ATGAACGCCAAGCGCCCAGCCTGCGCGGCGCCTGCACTCGAAACGCCCGCGCCCGCCGCCAGCCAGACGTACAGTTACAGCGATCTACCCCTTGTGGAATCGGCCAGCACCGCGCTGGCCGAGGAAGTCGCGTTGGCGATCGCCTACAACGGCATCAGCCAGGCGGTGATGCTGGTGACACCGACGGATCTGGAAGACTTCATCGTCGGTTTCAGCCTCGGCAGCGGCATCATCGAGGACGCCAGCGATATCTATGACCTGCAACTGAGCGGCGCCGGCTCGGCGCAATACGCGCAAGTGACCATTGCCAACCGCGCCTTCTGGAACCTCAAGCAACAGCGTCGGCAACTGGCCGGTACCAGCGGTTGCGGGCTCTGCGGCGTTGAAGCGGTCGAGCAGGCCTTGCCCGACCTGAAGGTGCTGCCCGGTGCACCGCTGCCACCCATTGAATGGCTCGACGGCTTGCGTCAGCGCATCAGTGCGTTTCAACCGTTGGGCCAGCACTGCGGCGCCGTGCACGCGGCGGTGTTCATGAATGCCAGCGGCGAATTGCTGCTCGGCCGCGAAGACATCGGCCGGCACAACGCCCTCGACAAATTGATCGGCGGCTTGATCCGCCAGAAGTTATCCACAGACGGCGGCCTGGCGATCGTCACCAGCCGTTGCAGCCTCGAATTGATCCAGAAAGTTTTGCGCGCCGGCATCCAGACCCTGGTCAGCCTGTCCGCACCCACGGGCCTCGCCGTGCAATGGGCCCGTCGACATAACCTCAATCTCATCCACCTGCCGCAGAAAAGTGCGCCGCGGGTGTATAGCCCCGCGATGGAGAATCAAGCGTGA
- a CDS encoding LysR family transcriptional regulator translates to MDIKQLKFLIALDETRHFGQAAARCHITQPTLSMRLRSLEEELDLPLVNRGQRFEGFTAPGERVLAWARSVMAAYDGLQAEAAACRGNLIGTLRLGVVPLSSFDPLPLMQRLHVAHPNLRFEMSALSSEQILEHLANNRIDLGVSYLDRLDHERFESLAFSETRMGLLYDQRSFSFGEAALSWEALIELPLGMLTSGMHFRQSIDHNFHSRGLTPQPLLQTDAVHQLLQAVHGGFCCAIMPLDGGLEKLTDHLRLQPIENAQTLAPMGLIMRRGAPRSALAEACFALYQKSPAST, encoded by the coding sequence ATGGACATCAAGCAGCTGAAATTCCTCATCGCCCTCGACGAAACCCGCCACTTCGGCCAGGCCGCCGCCCGCTGCCACATCACGCAACCGACGTTGTCGATGCGTCTACGCAGCCTTGAAGAAGAGCTCGACCTGCCGCTGGTCAATCGCGGTCAGCGCTTTGAGGGTTTTACCGCGCCGGGCGAGCGAGTGCTGGCGTGGGCGCGTTCCGTGATGGCCGCTTACGACGGACTGCAGGCGGAAGCGGCGGCGTGTCGCGGCAACCTCATCGGCACGTTGCGGCTGGGTGTCGTGCCGCTGTCGAGTTTTGATCCGCTGCCACTGATGCAACGTTTGCATGTGGCGCACCCGAACCTGCGTTTCGAAATGTCGGCGCTGAGTTCCGAGCAGATCCTCGAACACCTGGCGAACAACCGCATCGACCTCGGTGTGTCCTACCTCGATCGCCTGGATCATGAACGTTTCGAATCACTGGCTTTCAGCGAGACCCGCATGGGGCTGCTGTATGACCAGCGCAGTTTTTCCTTCGGCGAGGCCGCGTTGAGCTGGGAAGCGCTGATCGAACTGCCGCTGGGCATGCTGACCAGCGGGATGCATTTTCGTCAGTCCATCGACCACAATTTCCACAGCCGTGGCCTGACCCCGCAGCCACTGTTACAAACCGATGCCGTCCATCAATTGTTACAGGCTGTGCACGGCGGCTTTTGCTGCGCGATCATGCCGCTGGACGGTGGCCTGGAAAAACTCACCGATCACCTGCGCCTGCAACCGATCGAAAACGCCCAGACCCTCGCCCCAATGGGCCTGATCATGCGCCGTGGCGCCCCGCGTTCAGCGCTGGCCGAGGCCTGTTTCGCGCTGTATCAGAAATCACCGGCAAGCACTTGA
- the lysM gene encoding peptidoglycan-binding protein LysM, with the protein MSLLSFVKEAGEKLIDLLTPGNANASEQLKEHISKVGLGNPNVQATVDGDKVTVTGEVASQEEKEKILLAVGNIAGIGSVEDQITVTGPVVVAAEFVEVKAGDTLSAISLRVYGNANQYQKIFEANKPMLKDVNKIYPGQKLRIPK; encoded by the coding sequence ATGAGTCTGTTGAGCTTTGTGAAAGAAGCCGGCGAGAAGCTGATTGATCTGCTGACCCCGGGTAATGCCAATGCCAGCGAGCAGTTGAAGGAACACATCAGCAAGGTCGGGCTGGGCAATCCGAATGTGCAGGCCACCGTCGACGGTGACAAGGTCACGGTCACCGGTGAAGTGGCGAGCCAGGAGGAAAAGGAAAAGATTTTGCTGGCCGTGGGTAACATTGCCGGTATCGGCAGTGTGGAGGACCAGATCACCGTGACCGGGCCGGTGGTCGTGGCCGCCGAGTTTGTCGAAGTGAAGGCCGGGGACACGCTCAGTGCGATCTCGTTGCGGGTTTACGGCAACGCCAACCAATACCAGAAAATCTTCGAAGCCAACAAACCGATGCTCAAGGATGTGAACAAGATTTATCCAGGACAGAAGCTTCGTATTCCGAAGTAA